The genomic window GGTTGAAGTTTTTGTCCTTGGGTGGATGGCTAAAATTCTGTGTGTGAGGAAACCAGGCGTGGAAGTTGAGAAAATTTCCATAAACAACAAACATGAAAACCGTAACGACGACGACGTAATTCAAGTGAGAGTTTCGCCGCAAGACCTCAAGGGAAAAATGTCCTTGAACGGCGAAGCGCATACGTTGTTATCGATGAGTCACGTGACCCCTGTTTGTCGATCGATTGGGCAGATACAGAAAAGATTCTCGCAGCATAATGGTGATGCGAAAAATTCTGAGGAGAAAGAGAATGTTTCAGGCGATAATTTGTCTCGAAACTTAGCAGTGTTGACTGAACACGTAAAATTTAGTCGAGATATCGAAGACAAtcaaaagaaatggaaacatgTTGCTATGGTGATGGACAGattctttttttggttttttattctCACTGTTTTGACATCAACGCTGGTGATATTTAAGGAGAGAATACGTCAAGGACGGGACAGCTCTTAGAGACTTGTTGaccatttttaaagaaactagcATGTAGAAAAACACACTGTCAGAGGAGAACTGAAGCCCAAATTCATGTAGTTTTTTTCAACGTAGTTCGTACATTTAAGTATGATGGAGTAAATTTCCGTAATGTTTCCTTCCTCGAACGACAGTTTTTATTCAGGAAGCGAAGGATTTTTTGGTAACAATTGGCTCGATATTTGACCGTGGTACTCAGAACACGTATGTCAGTGATTTCCCCATCAGgtctaaacctttttttttatcaagggTCACTAAAATAATTCCTCTCTACCCGTTCCTTGCTGATAAATCCCTCTCACGAGAAGCCAATTGCCAGTTAATACCGGAATACCGGAGGGGCCTGTACTCTGTTCTTCTACAACTTCCTAGGCCTTGCGCGGTTGTCAAAACACGGGGCTTAGAATGATGGATATGACTTTAACTATCTGTTCACCTTTACTTTAAATACATCTCTATTATCATGAAACATTGGTAAGTTAATACCCTGAGTGCGGGAGATTTTATCCAGCGTATCTCGGTTATTGTGGGCGTAGAAACTCGCACCAGCTGCAGTCTTGTAACAAAGCAACTTTTCCTTTCAGCCAATTTTATAGATAATAAAGCTTTTTTAAATCCCAACCACGAATCTGAGTTATAATTTGTATCGCCCAGcatgaaaattgaattactgTGAAAGTAAAATTGCAAAGCTCGAGGTTCCTTTGTCGCAAGTATTAAATGAGACTTGGTTTATCAATGAAAATCTATTTTGGTTGATTTTTGACATTCCTTAGTGTTTTATGAATGGCTTCgtaattttgaaatcaacccagctgatgaaatgtttttgtttggcGCATCCCGAATTTTGTTGTTCTGAGGAGTCATGTTGGGGTTTTGATTAAAAGTTCAGAGAAATGTTTGCATTTTCACGAAAAGTTTTCCGGACTTCTTTTCCATTGTAATTGAAGCCTTGACAGCTAATTAAAGTTAGTCGGAAGAGAATCAAAGCTGCTAAAATCCACAAAATAGCGCAAGGAATATTTGTCGTGCATCAAGATCAAGTGATTTACGAAACTGTGGAAGTATCTTCGCATGACGTAGGCTTCCCTCAAGTGATTCAAAAAAAAGGTAAGCTATGAATCTTTCATCTTCTGCCCTGAACAAAGCGTGTGAATTAAGGCTGGGTTATCCATCATTCCATCGAAATAATTCAAATAAGAAATTTATTGtctgattttattttaacgaCGTTGAGGTGTTGTATATAGCATCCTTACTTATTACATTGTGTTTTACGAAATAGAAGACCGCCTTAATTTACTTTGTAGCTACATAAAGGCGAATCGAAAATTACACACCATAAAATAGTTGCCTGAGGAAAGGAAGACTGAGTAAATAAATGATTAcagttttaaatcaattttgCGAAACAAGTTCTTTTATAAGAAGACTTTTTTATTCGCCAATAGAATGAGCGTCAAAGTCGCAATTCAATTTTGCGTTCCTCCGTCCGCAATCTCTGATCACTTCAACAGTAtagaaacgtcagtcaccaacaacagttcttttcagaactacactcacccggacaatcacactacacgaactagTATAGTATCTGAATTTCACGGCAATATGTGATCGTGAATAAGGAGGTTTTGTTCGGTACTTATATGGTGAAAGTAGATGAGTCATAAATGTTCGATAAACAGTGGTTTTGAGGTATTACTTTGCGTTAGGCTTCCAGCGATACAGAAACCATGTTATGCGCACCTTTATAAAGCTCAGTTAAAAACAGTCGTGTGACTCTTTTGTTTCAAACAACGCTATTTAGTGAACAGTATTAATTTTATATCAGTGTCTTCTCGGATTGCTAGTGAGGCTCAGATATCAATGCGGTTCTTTTGGATTCTCGTCTAACCGCTGTGGGCTGTcttcaaacaattgaaaaatcaaatcttcacttgaaaaattaacaaatgacgTTAGTTTCTTGACATAAACGCAACAACTACAGACTTCACATTTCTCCAAGCATCTCGGCCTATATACATACTCTTATAAGGCAAGTCTGTAAACTTATCGCTGTAGTGTTCCTACAGGAGGGGCCAGACACGCCTGCTAAAGGTTATAATTATCGAAACCGAGAGGTCGAAAGATTGCGGGTTAGATTTTTAACCAAGaacaaattaagagaaaaaggCATTTCATAGATCCGCAATGTGTGCAAAGTATCGGGCATAGTGTGGCAACTTATTAGCCCCCTTCGACTAGGCCCCTCCTAGATTTCTTAAATAAGCgttaagaaaaattaagaaacagtCAATTGATCAAGAAAGATTAATGGCAAGCATTACAGAACCCTATAGCATTATGTTACCTGCTCGATGTCTGAATCTTCCAAAAAATTCAATACATTTTTTGGTAAAATCTTCCTGAGGGAGTGAACTTAATTCAAAGATACAAGATGCTTTCGGTTGGGAGTCGAGACATTGGAAAGATTGAGCAATGTTTAGAAGCATGCATTACAATACTAGGCGTACGATTATGGGTACAGTATTTATATCTAAAAGATTCCCgttaaaatatctaaaattatGCTCCACGTTCGATTCAGATGGTTTCATCATGTTTCATAATttgcctgaaaattttttattctctgGTTGACAAAAACGCCTGGAAACACCCATGACTGCGACATCACTTAGCAGCTTTGATAATTGAAGTACCCATTGAAATTCCACCGATTAAACTcttcaaaattacttttatgCTATCAAGAACACAGAAAATGAAGCTTATAAAGGCTAATTGAGGTCCTTAAAACTAAGGCAGGACTAGAAAATTGGCAGTTTCATTCGTTAAAGATAGCAAGTGCAGGATAAAATTAGCACACCACGAGTAGTGTGGTTACATCTAGTGAGTCGTATGCAAAGTGACTAAGGTTGTCAGCGTGTTGTTCAGGAAAAGAGAAAGGTTCTAGACATATACTAAAGATAAGGTGCGCattgtgatgagaaaaaaaacatcagaaaaGATATGTACcttattataatatttttcttattgtctttattttttatacGACGATTTTGACAATGCTGTTCCAACGCGAAAAAAGGGATGCTTCTCACAAATAAAATAAGGTGATGGCAAAGCTTCTTACAGCCTGTTCACAGCCTGTTCACAGTCACCCACGgtttcaaaactaaaaacagtTCTCTTTTATATATACCCTCGTTCATATGATACCGAGTTTTAGAAGTAGAGTGTCACAGTCATTGCTTGGAAGAGTCCGGGCATATTTCAATTTCTCGAGGGTACAAAGTTAAATATGTCAAAAAATTGGATCTTTTTAGAAATCTTCTTTGCTATTAGAGAAGGGACGGATCTCTGACCACATTATCCAAAGCTGATTTTATCTAAAAAGGTTGACACATTCGCGAAACTACCGCCAGCTTTTAGAGGGAAATGAGATTACATGGCGTGGAGAATTAGCGTGGAGATGAATTTCACCTATCAAGCCATAGCTTCCCAATTCATAGTCGCagattattataataattttaattttaaagcgCTTTTCAATGTTGTTGTATCTCTGCTGCCTaaagaatggtttctttttcGTTTACCATAAATTTATGGCATTTTTAATGAAGCGAAAAAAAACTCGACATCTCGTAATTTggacaaaaattttaattcttcattACAACCGAGTGTCCTCATAATTCTAAGTACAAGTTGCATTTAGTGATTGCCATTTAAGTACGGGAATCTGTAGTagggtttttaaaataaaagatcaCATAATAATAAGTCTCGGAAATAATTTTGCTTATCTTACACATGAAAAGaacaaggaaattaaagaaaatgtgtaCTTCTGTATTCATTTGACAGCCTGTTGTTaccaattctttctttctcattAAAATCTATGACAACTCTTACGGATTTTCGGAAATCAATTATTAAAAAGTTTAGGAAATCTCTCAGAAATTCGAGGGAATACAAGATCTGCTTGTAATTAGATTTGATTTGTGTTTTCAACCAGTCATAGAGGAGATCCGCGCAGGTGCTAACATAATTGATCAGAAGCTATAAGATGAAATTGCTTCGAAACCACTTTGTCACGAGCTGtcgaaactgaaaaattcatcATGTTGTTGGAAAGGTTATTCGTTTAGTTCCAAACCTCCATTACATGTTCCTTACTGTAACTATAACAGCTCGATTTGGAATTGTTGATGCTACGATTCCCAAGAGGTGGCCATTTTCTCTCAATGTGATTCCTCTGAGTAAACCTTCAGGGGAACGCATCTTTTTTTGATTTAGTGCCCTCTATATCCTTTTAGTCACCCTAAGGAAAGTCAATTTTGATTTCGTCTCTTTGGTCTAAGAGGTTTTTGAGGAATTTTATGCCACTACGAGCCATCAGTTCCAGAACTTCACCGCGGTTTTGGAAAAACCGAAGGAAGGAGAATCACCCACAATTTTGACATTAAAGTTAAGTTCTCTCTCCTCTCCGCAAGGACGAACCGAAAGGCAAGTATCACGatgagaaatatttgaaaacctTTTAAGTTGTACGTGGTATACGTGGACACCTTTGTTGCATTTTATACTGAAGGCTTTTAAACTCTCTCACGCAGGTGCGAGTGCATTACAAACAGCCTTGTTTATCACTCTTCAACATACTCCCAATCACAATGCAATATGATCTTTTTTTAGGGAGAATGAAATAATGCGCATTTTTGcgcaaaaaaattcagtatTTTCTTGCTTCCCATTCATGCGAATACATATTTGATTTAGGCCCTGCGTGCTTGAACATTAAGTGCGTATAATTGCATTGTAATTTATCGAGTTTCTTTCATTACTTCCAAAATGTTCAACGCTATGTACTGAAGAATGTGGAGGACCAAAAATATCggtgtttctttatttttcgtAATGAAAATGGCTAACCTcggatatatatttttttcgtcaATAATACGCTATAAATCTGATTTTGAGCTCTGGATTTCAGAACGATGGAGATTGCTCTGGAATaatgatattttattgtttcttgaTTATCTCTCATGCAGTTAGTGTTGTAGACAGTCCACTTGCATGATTATTATGCCGTGAACTAATTTGTATTCATGGATTGCCAAATAGaatttaaataagaaatatttcaatttgttgACATAGTTTTAGAGCTTAAAATTGGCCATGGGTCATTCGCGTGACAGTGAACAACACGAACACCTATTTGTGACTTGTGAATAGAATTTAAtcatgcaggaaaaaaaatgtttgtctctTTATTGCTCAACACTGTCACAGCCCGTCTAGAAAGAGTTGTAATAATCAGCTATGTTAAGTACAAGAGTCCATCTCAATGCACCATGAAACTTCATATTTTCGACCTCCATAATTAATCATGAAATTTGTGGTTATAACATGTAATAGCTTTGTTCGAGGAGTCTCCGCAACAGTACTCCAAATCTGAGTGAATAACAAATTATATTATTGGACTGAAGACAGTCTCCAAACATACGTTGATACCCCCCAAATATACGTTAGTCAGTTTTCTTCagacttaaaaattaaattttctcgGCTTAAACAGCGGTAGTTCTTCAAAGATTGCCCAATAAGGGGCAATTCTTTTGGTGCTGGTCAAGGGAGTTATAGTGATGTCAATATTtggttcttgtttttttgtttgtttttctctagcTATTGAAACTAACTAATTAATTTTCAGATACAATTTGTTTGTggtattgaaataaatttgcgCTGGCAAAACTCATATGCATTCAGTAATAATGATTATCTATATATCTTTGTACAgaaatcttaaaaagaaatgaattcatTCACATCCAGAAGTTTGGTCCTCGTTGCCCTCATCTCCTTCGGTAAGCGGATATCAGAACTTTAGCCAACCGgtattgttaaataaataccgCCTTGTTTTCAATCCTATCTTTACTTTTAAACCATAAGTTACATTCTGCGAAAGATTTATGGAAATCTCTCCGTTACTAGAATAAAGAACAGTTAGTAGATCGTCGTAGATTGTTCACAGTAGAAGCTCATTTTGACAGTATACCGAATGCTTTACCAGGAGTTACAGGAGTGCAGTGAAAATTGGCTGCCATCTTCGTTCCCATTTTACTCGCAATTATCTAATAAGCTGAATCATATTCTCATTTTGATTAGTTCTTaattatgatctattggaggacagacacagATGTCGTCGCCAATGACAACTTCTGCTTCTTTGTCGCATAAAACTAATAGGTTCCATGTTGCCTCACAGTAGATGTCCAAAGTATGGTAAGAACATCGGTGACACCCTCGGCTGCGCTTCGAGtgcctcttttttttgttcctatcacattttgacgtcaccTGTGATCTATCACCGAAAAGAAGCACGGCAATATATAATCCATTTGTAAAGAATATCCTCCCTCGGTCATGTCTGCTATCTTTTAATCACGAAAACATTTACgcgtttttgttttagtttttcctcTTACGAGGGCAGCTCTCTCATTTCGATGCAAAGTAACttgcattatttttatttacttctcagttacaataacaacaacaaaaggttTGACACCTGAGGAGCGACTCATCACCAATCTGCTTGCAAATTACACGAAGGAAGCAAGACCAGTAAAAGATCCAAGACAAAAAGTTGTGGTCACATTTGGTTTTGAGCTTGTCCAGTTGGTCAATGTTGTAAGTGGGAGCAACTAACAACAGTTTAAACAAACCATTATTCTTTTCTGATCAAGAAGCATTTATTTCCCTATTAAAATTAAACCTTCACGAATTCTTTTTCCTTCATCAACGTTGTGTTATTTGCTGATCCAACTGACATTTTCGGTCTCTTGTGTTTCAGGATGTCAGAAATCAAATGATCACAACAAACGTTTGGGTTCGACAAGTAAGTATTTGCAAATTTCGCCTGACATTCACCTCGTGATTCGTTCATTCCCTCCCAAACTCACTTATTTACTCACCAGCCTAACCAACCTTACATATCTTTTCTAATTTGTCAGAACAGAAACACTACTCTTTTATCAGCGAGACCAAATCTTTTTCAAGACGGTTGCAACGAGTAAGACATGTCCATCGAACTTGAATAAATTTCTTGATTAACATATTTACTGTCGGCAGATTTGGGACAACGAGCTTCTCACGTGGGACCCTAGGGATTATGATCAAATTCAGACGGTCAGGCTGGACGCATCCTTAGTCTGGATTCCAGATATTGTCTTGTACAACAGGTTAGTGCTGACTTGTCAGAAACCTCAGTCCCGTTGGAACGAACTTTTAAACGTGTTCTCATCGTTTGCAGCGCAGATAATGAATTCAGCGGTGGTACTGATAAATACAAGACTCCGGTGATTTTGTCAAGTAATGGGAGCTGCAGTTGGTTCTGTCCGGCTTCTTTCACCAGTACATGCCCAATAGACGTACAGTACTTTCCATTTGATCGTCAGAAGTGCGTATTGAAATTCGGCTCTTGGACTTACGAGGTAATTCTTGCGTCATAAGTGGCATTTTTAATAACTTAAAGGAcgactaaaagaaaaatatggaagtCATGGTaaaataagtttctttcaaAGCGAAAAGATTTTTCCCGATAAAAAtagcactaaaaaaaaaaaaaagcaaagtgtATCGCTTTTTCCTCTTCCTCGGCTATCTCATTGCGTTAAGTGACACTTCacgggaaaaaaaagaaagaacctGTCAAAAGGTAAGTTAGCCTCTTTTCGTAACAACGAGCATCATGAAAAGACAAGAGACAGGAAAGGGAGGCCGCTTCTGAAAAGCAGCCTGAGGAAACGATGATGAAGACGAAAATGACTCCGACGCTGTGGTCTATGACAATGATGACGACAATGCGGATGGTGATGATGACAATAACGATTACGAAGATGATAATCGTGACGATTACGAAGATGATAACGTGACGACGATGATAAactaatgatgacgataatgttgatgacgacgatgattatgattatggtttTGACTaagatgataatgataaagacgataacgatgacgatgacaaagatgatgaaaatgacGATGACGTCGGCGAGCGCGATGACGATCCACGATGAAAAAATTCGCTAACATGTTGTGTTTACCTTTCCCATTGTTTAAACTTACCTAGGGCAAAATTTTGAGACTGGTGGTATTGTTTTCCTTGAGCAAACAGCAACGTTCTTTGATAGGAACGCACGATCGGTTGTGATCACTATAATAATCCTCTCTTAATTCCTTTGTTCTTGAAGGTAATAGACCTCGACATGAAGGAAGAAAATGGATCTTCACAATCTCAGTACATACAAAGTGCCGAGTGGAATCTGTACGGaatcaaaaaacaaagaaacgcaAAGAAATACACATGCTGTAAGCACAAGTTAGCAGATATCAGTATAACAATTATCATGGATCGGAAgcctttattttatcttttcaacCTTGTCATACCATGTTTGATAATCCTCTCCATGATTCTACTCGGCTTCTTCCTTCCTCCGGAGTCGGGTGAAAGGATCACACTCAGCATCACAGTGCTGCTGGCTAATGCTGTCTTTCTTCAGCTGGTCGGAGAGAGCCTCCCAAGAAACTCTGAGACTGTCCCTCTTCTTGGGAAGTTCTACATAACTATCATGGCGGAGATCTCCATTTCGCTGATGCTGACGTGCTGGGTTCTAAACATTCATTATCACGGATCAGGGAATTCAGTTAAGGCAGTACCCTTATGGGCTCGTATCATTGTACTACAGTGGCTCGGGTACATACTCTGTGTGGGTAAACCAGATGGCAGTTCGCCTGATATACCAAACACAGACCTCAGATACCATCAAGACGACAGCAAGAGGAGGGGTGTGCCTTTTGCACTCGACTGGGAAACCACCTTTGCACCAGCTGCCAATTGTCACTGCACAAGATGTATCAATGCAAGGGGAACACATTACAACGGCGAACGCAGTCCGGACGAGTCTAAACTAATAGAGGTTCGGTACACCAGAGATTCGTCTCCTGTGGACTTTCCAGAGACACGGCGAGAAAAACTGCCAAGGGAACCTAAACTCCCAGAGGAAATTAGCGTACTTGCGAACAGCGTGAAGGAACGTGAAAAAGTTGAGAAAAACCAGCAGGACTGGAAGTACTTTGCCATGGTAATGGACAGGTTCTTTTTCTGGTTTTACTCCATGACTATTCTGGTCTCGACTTTAACCATCTTCTTAAGCCGAAGTGACGAGGAAATTGGAACATAAACGTAACCAGTTTCGCTGAGGATGAGATAGGTTTCCTTCACAGGGACGCAATATCCAAATCTCTGTTGAAAATTTAGATTGCATTATCTGTGGCAAGTaacttcttcaaaatcagtgcCACGTCTTCAGTCTAAAAACGTTTGACAAAAGGTGCGCGATATTGGTCGCTTAAGCAACATGGTTAAAGGTATGAGTTTAGTGGAAAAATCCAATGTTGATAAAAAACTCAGATGCATTTGTAAAGTTAGCTAATTCAAgactttaaataaattatttaacaatcaacatAAAAATATATCCACGTATGAGCAAAGGCTCTATTGCCCAGGTAAGTCGAAGCCTGTTTGTAAGGCAAAGTATATTGGTGCAATATGCCgcaaaagaaatccaaagttTAAAGTAGAGCAgtgattttcttatttattttcgaTTTCTAATACCGGGAACCGACATAGATAATCTTTTAATACCTTAATTCAAAAGATCTGATGGTCAATTCTCTTTTTAATGACTATTCATTTTCTTGAGAATCAGTTGGGAGATTTTGGTGTTATCTCAAGGTAACCCCACATAGATGATGGATCTTTCTCTTCTCGTAATTTAGGTGAAGTAGAGATATTTAGAGATGTTGATCGTTTCTCGCTTTTGAAAACTTGAGTGTTAAGGATCTGAAAGTCGTCTTTTTGATTCTTAAATACAAATATTGGAGTCCCTGTCCGGGGCTGCAAATCTTTCAAGGCAGCTGCAGTCATTCTCGACGTATGTTACTAAGAAAAGGTCACGAGTCAGTGGAATGGGCAACCAATAGTTGTCTCACAAGGAATTGCCTCACCTTTCACTGGGCTATTACACTCTTTCACTATAACAAAAATCGATAGTTTTTTGATGATTTGGAAACTACACAATCAattcaataataacaataatttaattCGGTTACAATTGATGCAAGTATTTGTTTTCCATAAATTCAATAGCTTGCGGAGGATATTGGCTAGACTTTACTATTCCATAAGTTAGATGCCT from Pocillopora verrucosa isolate sample1 chromosome 8, ASM3666991v2, whole genome shotgun sequence includes these protein-coding regions:
- the LOC131791041 gene encoding neuronal acetylcholine receptor subunit alpha-10-like, producing MNSFTSRSLVLVALISFVTITTTKGLTPEERLITNLLANYTKEARPVKDPRQKVVVTFGFELVQLVNVDVRNQMITTNVWVRQIWDNELLTWDPRDYDQIQTVRLDASLVWIPDIVLYNSADNEFSGGTDKYKTPVILSSNGSCSWFCPASFTSTCPIDVQYFPFDRQKCVLKFGSWTYEVIDLDMKEENGSSQSQYIQSAEWNLYGIKKQRNAKKYTCCKHKLADISITIIMDRKPLFYLFNLVIPCLIILSMILLGFFLPPESGERITLSITVLLANAVFLQLVGESLPRNSETVPLLGKFYITIMAEISISLMLTCWVLNIHYHGSGNSVKAVPLWARIIVLQWLGYILCVGKPDGSSPDIPNTDLRYHQDDSKRRGVPFALDWETTFAPAANCHCTRCINARGTHYNGERSPDESKLIEVRYTRDSSPVDFPETRREKLPREPKLPEEISVLANSVKEREKVEKNQQDWKYFAMVMDRFFFWFYSMTILVSTLTIFLSRSDEEIGT